From a region of the Qipengyuania spongiae genome:
- a CDS encoding tyrosine-type recombinase/integrase, which produces MLTDTKIAAIKPPAKGQQEHPDHKVTGLRLRVGAGGAKTWTLRRRVGEKVINRKLGTYPAMRLAAAREAAETMIAALERDGSTEGLDRTFGAAAEAWIEAKNRPDLIRRQLELHVYPDWRDRKLGSIKRAEVRDLIQGLEGDVLPNRVLATIKTIFGYAISQDWIDVSPADRIDKPKAEAPRDRFLSMEEVERVWNATALLGYPEGPWARLLLLTGQRRSEVAGMRWADLDLDAGTWTLTASQTKAKRSHLVPLTPAAVEIIKAMPQLGEYVFSTSANSPIRGFARAKSQIDRWLDSKGNGLGEPWRFHDFRRTASTHMVRLGIPELVVSRVLNHQVQGVTAKVYALHSYAPEKRHALEAWAAEVDRAVNGERGGNVVALRSGE; this is translated from the coding sequence ATGCTGACCGACACGAAGATCGCAGCGATCAAGCCGCCCGCCAAAGGGCAGCAAGAGCATCCCGATCACAAGGTAACGGGGCTGCGGCTTCGTGTCGGCGCTGGCGGCGCCAAGACCTGGACCCTGCGCCGCCGGGTGGGCGAGAAAGTCATCAACCGGAAGCTCGGCACCTATCCCGCCATGCGGCTCGCTGCGGCGCGTGAAGCGGCCGAGACGATGATCGCGGCGCTGGAACGCGATGGCAGCACGGAAGGGCTCGATCGGACCTTTGGGGCGGCGGCAGAAGCATGGATTGAGGCAAAGAACCGGCCCGACCTGATCCGTCGCCAGCTCGAACTGCACGTCTATCCCGACTGGCGCGACCGCAAGCTGGGTAGCATCAAGCGCGCGGAGGTTCGCGACCTGATCCAAGGACTGGAAGGCGATGTTCTGCCGAACCGGGTTCTGGCGACGATCAAGACGATTTTCGGCTATGCAATCTCGCAAGACTGGATCGACGTTTCGCCGGCCGATCGGATCGACAAACCGAAAGCCGAAGCGCCGCGCGATCGGTTCCTGAGCATGGAAGAGGTCGAGCGCGTCTGGAACGCGACGGCTCTGCTTGGCTATCCGGAAGGACCATGGGCTCGCCTGTTGCTGCTGACCGGCCAGAGGCGCAGCGAGGTTGCTGGGATGCGCTGGGCCGACCTCGACCTTGACGCTGGCACGTGGACCCTCACTGCGAGCCAGACGAAGGCCAAAAGGTCGCACCTAGTCCCCCTCACCCCGGCAGCTGTCGAGATCATCAAGGCAATGCCACAGTTGGGCGAATATGTTTTCTCGACCAGCGCGAACTCACCGATCCGCGGATTTGCGCGGGCGAAGTCTCAGATCGATCGCTGGCTGGATAGCAAGGGCAACGGCCTAGGCGAGCCTTGGCGCTTCCACGATTTCCGGCGCACGGCGTCGACGCACATGGTTCGCTTGGGGATCCCTGAGCTCGTCGTTTCCCGCGTTCTGAACCATCAGGTGCAGGGAGTGACCGCGAAAGTTTATGCCCTGCACAGCTACGCGCCCGAAAAGCGTCACGCGCTGGAAGCGTGGGCGGCAGAGGTCGACCGCGCGGTAAATGGCGAGCGGGGCGGCAACGTGGTGGCGCTGAGGTCTGGCGAGTGA
- a CDS encoding DUF1476 domain-containing protein, giving the protein MTDFNDRERAEEAKFAFDEANDFKIAARRNRLLGEWAAEKMGLTPEETDAYKKAVVQADFEEAGDEDVVRKLLGDLTAAGCDVSEADIRAKLDECSVEARRQFMSEQG; this is encoded by the coding sequence ATGACCGACTTCAACGACCGCGAGCGCGCCGAGGAAGCCAAGTTCGCTTTCGACGAAGCCAACGACTTCAAGATTGCGGCGCGCCGCAATCGCCTGCTGGGCGAATGGGCAGCGGAAAAGATGGGGCTCACGCCGGAAGAGACCGATGCCTACAAGAAGGCGGTCGTCCAGGCCGATTTCGAGGAAGCGGGCGACGAAGACGTGGTCCGCAAGCTGCTGGGCGATCTCACCGCCGCCGGCTGCGACGTGTCCGAGGCCGATATTCGTGCCAAACTTGACGAATGTTCGGTCGAAGCGCGGCGTCAGTTCATGAGCGAGCAGGGCTGA
- a CDS encoding HK97-gp10 family putative phage morphogenesis protein, with protein MRLAETTKIEGFRELDAALAKLGKHTTEKALLRRIAKKALTPMLERAKALAPDDDGQLKDSIVMGSRLTRAARAQDGKTPRAGIRTFVGTASRYGFLQEYGRADAPAQPFMRPAWDTQGPKALEIVKRDLGDEIEKTAARLAKRRT; from the coding sequence TTGCGGTTGGCTGAAACAACTAAGATCGAAGGCTTCCGCGAGCTGGACGCGGCGCTCGCCAAGCTCGGCAAGCACACGACCGAGAAGGCCTTGCTGCGCCGGATCGCGAAGAAAGCGCTCACACCGATGCTGGAACGCGCGAAGGCGCTGGCACCCGATGATGACGGGCAGCTGAAGGACAGTATTGTCATGGGCTCCCGCCTGACCCGGGCGGCACGCGCACAGGATGGCAAGACGCCTCGCGCCGGCATTCGCACATTCGTCGGCACGGCAAGCCGGTATGGCTTCCTGCAAGAGTATGGACGCGCAGACGCACCCGCTCAGCCGTTTATGCGGCCGGCATGGGACACACAGGGACCCAAGGCGCTCGAAATCGTGAAGCGCGACCTGGGCGACGAAATCGAAAAGACAGCGGCCCGACTGGCCAAACGGAGGACCTAA
- a CDS encoding HNH endonuclease: protein MPNSAPVFGRKPSRKPWDHGKRESRHARGYGTAWEKLRKVILQRDKHLCQPCKRAGRITVAQAVDHILAKANGGTDDPANLQAICTPCHNAKLAEDQGKRSRTRPTFGADGWPIEEGKNR from the coding sequence ATGCCGAATAGCGCCCCGGTCTTCGGTCGGAAGCCATCTCGCAAGCCATGGGATCACGGCAAGCGGGAGAGCCGGCACGCTCGCGGATACGGCACCGCTTGGGAGAAGCTGCGGAAGGTAATCCTTCAGCGCGACAAGCACCTTTGCCAGCCATGCAAGCGGGCCGGTCGGATCACTGTGGCACAAGCGGTCGACCACATTCTGGCTAAGGCCAACGGCGGGACCGATGACCCGGCGAACCTGCAAGCAATCTGCACACCTTGTCACAATGCGAAGCTGGCGGAGGACCAGGGCAAGCGATCACGCACCCGGCCCACGTTCGGCGCAGACGGCTGGCCAATCGAAGAAGGGAAGAACCGATGA
- a CDS encoding HK97 family phage prohead protease has protein sequence MDYVGSPLEIKELSESGSIEGLLAGFGNTDSHGDVIDTKAFSRTLAERGGNPLPMLLHHDPKRPIGAWNEWQEKSEGLYVKGRLTMAARDAQEAYALAKDGALPSLSVGYVARKANVDQRTGERHLLDVDLIEGSLVVAGSNPLSRVSSVKSISTAGDIADLLREAGVSGRKAKAAAGFAWKAINDTDADEDEVRAILNASAARIAAIGDRK, from the coding sequence ATGGACTACGTGGGCTCCCCGCTCGAAATCAAAGAACTGTCCGAAAGCGGCTCGATCGAGGGCTTGCTGGCGGGCTTCGGCAATACCGACAGCCATGGTGACGTGATTGACACCAAGGCGTTTTCGCGCACGCTCGCTGAACGCGGCGGCAACCCCCTCCCCATGCTCCTGCACCATGATCCGAAGCGCCCGATCGGCGCCTGGAACGAATGGCAGGAAAAGTCGGAAGGGCTCTACGTGAAGGGTCGGCTCACCATGGCGGCGCGCGATGCTCAGGAAGCATACGCTCTCGCCAAGGATGGCGCTCTTCCCAGCCTGTCGGTGGGCTATGTCGCTCGCAAGGCAAACGTCGACCAGCGGACCGGCGAGCGGCATTTGCTCGACGTCGACCTGATCGAAGGGAGCCTTGTGGTCGCGGGCAGCAATCCACTGAGCCGCGTTTCCTCGGTCAAATCCATCTCAACCGCCGGCGACATTGCCGACCTTCTTCGCGAGGCTGGAGTTTCCGGCCGAAAGGCCAAGGCGGCGGCGGGGTTCGCCTGGAAAGCAATCAACGACACCGACGCGGACGAAGACGAGGTCCGCGCCATCCTCAATGCCAGCGCCGCCCGGATCGCGGCCATCGGAGACAGAAAATGA
- a CDS encoding DUF6680 family protein translates to MELNDWLTLLAIVLGPIIAVVITLAFQKHREDRERKLVVVRMLMATRHLPGDPNYSTAINLIPVEFHGKPAVMEAFKEYKRATGQDRPLLPDGNHRVNQEVATAQTKLISALLQTLGMSVSEADLAVQAYAADGMVQRDLLFLRSLDAQIRTADALEKSLKEE, encoded by the coding sequence ATGGAGCTTAACGACTGGCTCACCTTGCTCGCGATCGTGTTGGGGCCGATCATTGCCGTTGTCATAACCCTCGCTTTCCAGAAACATCGCGAGGACCGAGAGCGAAAGCTTGTCGTTGTTCGGATGCTCATGGCCACGCGGCACCTTCCGGGTGATCCTAACTACTCGACCGCGATCAATCTCATCCCAGTCGAGTTTCATGGCAAACCGGCGGTGATGGAGGCTTTCAAGGAATACAAAAGAGCGACAGGGCAGGATCGCCCACTTCTCCCGGATGGCAATCATCGGGTAAACCAAGAGGTCGCGACAGCCCAGACCAAGCTAATTTCCGCGCTTTTGCAAACGCTTGGTATGTCTGTTTCAGAAGCTGATCTTGCTGTTCAAGCTTATGCGGCCGATGGGATGGTGCAGCGCGATCTGCTCTTTCTTCGCTCCTTAGATGCTCAAATCCGCACGGCAGATGCCCTCGAAAAATCTCTGAAGGAAGAATAG
- the grxD gene encoding Grx4 family monothiol glutaredoxin, protein MSDVNSRISGIVGDSDVVLFMKGTPLFPQCGFSSRAIAILDHCGVAYDSVDVLQDMEIRQGIKSFSDWPTIPQLYVKGEFVGGSDIMMEMFEAGELQQMMDEKQVAKAEG, encoded by the coding sequence ATGTCCGACGTCAATTCACGTATCTCCGGCATCGTTGGCGACAGCGACGTCGTCCTTTTCATGAAGGGAACGCCCCTGTTCCCCCAATGCGGCTTTTCCAGCCGCGCGATCGCCATTCTCGACCATTGCGGCGTCGCCTACGACAGCGTCGACGTTCTGCAGGACATGGAAATCCGGCAGGGGATCAAAAGCTTCTCCGATTGGCCGACCATTCCTCAACTCTACGTGAAGGGCGAGTTCGTCGGCGGCAGCGACATCATGATGGAGATGTTCGAGGCGGGCGAATTGCAGCAGATGATGGACGAAAAGCAGGTCGCAAAGGCCGAAGGCTGA
- a CDS encoding helix-turn-helix transcriptional regulator: MTKFLRFPVVIERTGLSRSTIYEMMDREEFPRPVKIGARAVAWPADRLDAWMAERMESA; encoded by the coding sequence ATGACCAAATTCCTTCGCTTCCCGGTGGTGATCGAGCGCACCGGCCTTTCCCGATCGACGATCTACGAGATGATGGATCGCGAAGAATTCCCGCGCCCGGTAAAGATCGGCGCGCGCGCAGTCGCATGGCCGGCTGATCGGCTCGACGCCTGGATGGCTGAGAGAATGGAGTCCGCCTGA
- a CDS encoding queuosine precursor transporter, whose protein sequence is MENPPANARPSFRYFDLVMAAFVTILLLSNLIGAAKPSYVVLPDGSQWSFGAGVLFFPVSYIIGDVLTEVYGYARARRVIWTGFAALLFMAFMAWVVVALPAAEGWNGQSAYEQVFGNTWRIVAASMIAFWAGEFANAFVLAKMKVWTQGRHLWSRTIGSTAVGQGLDSLIFYPLAFYGLAGWPPELLWQIVLSQWFIKTAWEAVLTPVTYVVVGWLKRREGVEIFDTQTDFSPFATRG, encoded by the coding sequence ATGGAGAATCCGCCCGCCAACGCTCGGCCGAGCTTTCGCTATTTCGATCTGGTGATGGCGGCCTTTGTCACGATCCTGCTGCTGTCCAACCTTATCGGGGCGGCCAAGCCGTCCTACGTCGTGCTGCCCGACGGAAGCCAGTGGAGCTTCGGGGCGGGGGTGCTGTTCTTTCCCGTCAGCTACATTATCGGCGACGTCCTGACCGAGGTCTATGGCTATGCCCGTGCGCGGCGAGTGATCTGGACGGGCTTCGCCGCGCTGCTGTTCATGGCCTTCATGGCCTGGGTGGTGGTCGCGCTGCCCGCGGCGGAAGGGTGGAACGGGCAATCCGCCTACGAACAGGTTTTCGGCAACACCTGGCGCATCGTCGCCGCCTCGATGATCGCCTTCTGGGCGGGCGAGTTCGCCAACGCCTTCGTCCTCGCGAAGATGAAGGTGTGGACGCAAGGGCGGCATCTGTGGTCGCGGACGATCGGCTCGACCGCGGTCGGCCAGGGTCTCGACAGCCTGATCTTCTATCCGCTCGCCTTTTACGGCCTCGCCGGGTGGCCGCCGGAGCTGCTGTGGCAGATCGTGCTGTCGCAGTGGTTTATCAAGACCGCCTGGGAAGCAGTGCTGACGCCCGTCACCTATGTCGTGGTCGGCTGGCTCAAGCGGCGCGAGGGGGTGGAGATTTTCGACACGCAGACCGATTTCTCGCCCTTCGCCACCCGAGGCTGA
- a CDS encoding AAA family ATPase — MLETIERDTFFAHDREGNYVEWLSREEYERHHDGNEAPGLLPLIDIAGWKGDPPARRSLWGSWLPLHQTTMLTGPGGVGKSLFEQCLCTAIALGKPFLGMETEQRNTLYVTCEDDADELWRRQDAINAAFEVDRADIIGKLHLCALTGEDETALAVEGEHGTLDATERWQQVEQTCKAHQIGLYAFDNATDAMAGDHSNLHHVAAFVNMLTGLAIKRDGVAMIIHHPNKAGDDWLGSVAWHNKVRSRLIIGRGEDDVDPDARTIENPKANYGPSGGRVDFRWHQGAFVRSEDLPGDYAEQLAQSIRVQSENEIFLACLRARMAQPGREVGPNLGSNYAPARFAEMTEAKGLPKGKLARAMERLLYVGRIETQQVKRKGSDKKTIIAEVDPNAS; from the coding sequence ATGCTTGAGACGATCGAGCGAGACACCTTCTTCGCGCACGATCGCGAGGGGAACTACGTCGAATGGCTCTCGCGGGAGGAATACGAGCGCCACCATGATGGAAACGAGGCTCCCGGTCTCCTCCCCCTGATTGACATCGCAGGATGGAAGGGCGATCCCCCGGCCCGCCGCTCGCTATGGGGATCTTGGCTCCCCCTGCACCAGACGACCATGCTCACCGGCCCGGGCGGCGTCGGCAAGAGCCTGTTCGAGCAATGCCTCTGCACGGCCATCGCTCTCGGCAAGCCGTTCCTCGGCATGGAAACCGAACAGCGAAACACGCTCTACGTGACCTGCGAGGATGACGCGGACGAGCTCTGGCGGCGGCAGGATGCGATCAATGCCGCGTTCGAGGTGGATCGTGCCGACATCATCGGCAAGCTGCACCTGTGCGCCCTGACCGGCGAGGATGAGACCGCGCTGGCGGTCGAGGGCGAGCATGGAACGCTCGACGCGACCGAACGGTGGCAACAGGTCGAGCAGACCTGCAAGGCCCACCAGATCGGCCTCTACGCCTTCGACAACGCGACCGACGCGATGGCCGGCGATCATAGCAATCTGCATCACGTCGCTGCATTCGTGAATATGCTCACCGGACTCGCCATCAAGCGCGACGGCGTGGCGATGATCATCCATCACCCGAACAAGGCCGGCGACGACTGGCTCGGCTCCGTTGCTTGGCACAACAAGGTTCGCAGCCGCCTGATTATCGGGCGCGGCGAGGACGATGTCGATCCGGACGCCCGCACGATCGAGAACCCGAAGGCCAACTATGGCCCTTCAGGCGGCCGCGTGGACTTCCGCTGGCATCAAGGCGCTTTCGTTCGCAGCGAGGACCTGCCCGGTGACTATGCCGAGCAGCTGGCGCAGTCGATCAGGGTTCAGAGCGAGAACGAGATATTCCTCGCCTGCCTGCGCGCGCGAATGGCGCAGCCGGGCCGCGAGGTAGGCCCTAACCTGGGCTCGAATTACGCACCCGCCCGCTTCGCTGAGATGACCGAGGCGAAGGGCCTTCCCAAGGGCAAGCTGGCCCGGGCCATGGAACGCCTGCTCTATGTTGGCAGGATCGAGACACAGCAGGTCAAGCGCAAGGGATCGGACAAGAAAACCATCATCGCGGAGGTCGATCCGAATGCTTCCTAA
- the virB11 gene encoding P-type DNA transfer ATPase VirB11 — protein sequence MSADIHPFAPAVGGGEDELPPVDLPGERSVYLDAYLAPFAEWLDRDTVTEIIVNRPGEVWIEEAAEPGMRKHMRPEIDDRLIQRLAEQVARVSHQGINREHPLLGATLPARGHEGGARIQFCGPPAARRHWAMAIRRHRRLDLPLDAYDTGPLAAAGEAAMPDPQGQPIAFLREAIRQRQTILISGGTSTGKTTFLNAMLGEIPAHERVVLVEDTPELRLPGENGVGLVAVKGELGEAKVTANELLQAALRLRPDRIVLGELRGAESVSFLRAINTGHPGSFSTLHANSLRGALEQLSLMVMQTGIGLTRSDTIAYAASVIDVIVQLGRDGAGKRGITQIARSADIV from the coding sequence ATGAGCGCCGACATCCACCCTTTTGCGCCTGCCGTCGGTGGCGGCGAGGATGAGCTGCCCCCGGTCGATCTGCCGGGCGAACGCAGCGTCTATCTCGACGCCTATCTCGCGCCCTTCGCCGAGTGGCTCGACCGCGACACGGTAACCGAGATCATCGTCAACCGGCCCGGCGAAGTCTGGATCGAGGAAGCGGCCGAACCGGGAATGCGCAAGCATATGCGGCCCGAAATCGACGACCGGTTGATCCAGCGGCTCGCCGAGCAGGTTGCGCGGGTCAGCCATCAGGGCATCAATCGCGAGCATCCGCTGCTCGGCGCGACCTTGCCTGCGCGCGGGCACGAGGGCGGGGCGCGCATCCAGTTCTGCGGTCCGCCCGCCGCACGCCGCCACTGGGCAATGGCGATCCGTCGCCATCGGCGGCTGGACCTGCCGCTCGACGCCTACGACACCGGTCCGCTCGCCGCGGCGGGCGAGGCGGCGATGCCCGACCCGCAGGGCCAGCCGATCGCCTTTCTGCGCGAGGCGATCCGACAGCGGCAGACGATCCTGATCTCGGGCGGCACGAGCACCGGCAAGACGACCTTCCTCAACGCCATGCTCGGCGAGATTCCGGCCCATGAGCGCGTCGTACTGGTCGAGGACACGCCCGAGTTGCGCCTGCCGGGAGAGAACGGCGTCGGCCTCGTCGCGGTAAAGGGGGAACTCGGCGAGGCGAAGGTGACCGCGAACGAGCTGTTGCAAGCCGCTCTCCGTCTGCGCCCGGACCGTATCGTGCTCGGCGAATTGCGCGGCGCGGAGAGCGTCAGCTTCCTGCGCGCGATCAACACCGGCCATCCGGGGAGCTTTTCCACCTTGCACGCCAATAGCCTGCGCGGCGCACTCGAACAGCTTTCGCTCATGGTCATGCAGACCGGCATCGGCCTTACCCGCAGCGACACCATCGCCTATGCCGCGAGCGTCATCGACGTGATCGTCCAGCTCGGCCGCGACGGCGCGGGCAAGCGCGGCATCACCCAGATCGCCCGCAGCGCCGATATCGTCTGA
- a CDS encoding NUDIX hydrolase has product MARLQSEEIPAATLVVFRHAATGGPPEILMVVRSRQMSFAGGMAVFPGGRVDEADRDLAASLDHGLDEDEAAHRIAAIRETIEETGLAVGIAEPVDAGTAAAIRKDLLEQGAIAPVLDCRKLSLDLGALIPFARWCPRGMDHSRIFDTRFYLADLGTGDVEIAIDQTENTRLFWTTAQAALDAADACEISLIFPTRRNLERLALFATFADAKAQASEIPATMIVPEIADRDGKPTLTIPADAGYPVTHEPLDRAMRG; this is encoded by the coding sequence ATGGCCCGATTACAATCCGAGGAAATCCCTGCGGCAACACTCGTCGTGTTCCGCCATGCGGCCACAGGCGGTCCGCCCGAAATCCTGATGGTCGTGCGCTCTCGCCAGATGTCCTTTGCCGGCGGCATGGCGGTGTTTCCCGGCGGGCGTGTCGACGAGGCCGATCGCGACCTCGCTGCGTCCCTCGATCACGGTCTGGACGAGGACGAAGCAGCCCACCGCATCGCCGCGATCCGCGAGACGATCGAGGAGACGGGCCTTGCGGTCGGGATCGCGGAACCGGTGGATGCCGGGACAGCAGCGGCGATCCGCAAAGACCTGCTCGAACAAGGCGCGATCGCCCCGGTCCTCGACTGCCGCAAGTTGTCGCTAGACCTGGGCGCACTCATCCCCTTCGCCCGCTGGTGCCCACGCGGGATGGACCATTCGCGCATCTTCGACACGCGCTTCTACCTTGCCGATCTCGGGACGGGCGACGTTGAAATCGCCATCGACCAGACCGAAAACACGCGCCTGTTCTGGACGACCGCCCAAGCCGCGCTCGACGCGGCGGATGCCTGCGAAATCTCGCTAATCTTCCCGACCCGCCGCAATCTCGAGAGGCTCGCGTTGTTCGCTACGTTCGCCGATGCCAAGGCGCAGGCCAGCGAGATTCCCGCGACCATGATCGTGCCAGAAATCGCCGACCGCGATGGCAAACCCACGCTGACGATCCCCGCCGACGCCGGCTACCCGGTCACCCACGAACCGCTCGACCGGGCCATGCGGGGGTAG
- a CDS encoding phage major capsid protein — MNALTKDFTDAVEAQFKSLNEDVQRALKDANTANGIIHELEQKMARPRSGDYSPISAGQKVAESDEIKALAERASSQPARVKVEVKNITTAPTSGGALDNTMRDPNVNGLPGRTPRIRNLLTVLDTNSGNVEYVAQTTRDNQAAMQVEGELKAQSDYAWEIRNLPIRTIAHWVPASVQVLADAPQLRSIIDTELRYGLALKEDEQLLNGSGTGVNLTGLVTEATAFADPLSLTDPTMIDTVGVGMLQVSLADYTPNGVVMHPSDWMRIRLLKDADGKYLLGDPQSNPNPLLFGLPVVATTAMPIDKFLIGDFRAAATLYDREEANVVLSTEHADFFVRNLVAIRAEERLGLAIKNPLALSYGDFGNA; from the coding sequence ATGAATGCACTTACGAAGGACTTCACCGACGCGGTGGAGGCGCAGTTCAAAAGCCTGAACGAAGACGTTCAAAGGGCGCTGAAGGACGCGAACACCGCCAACGGCATCATCCACGAACTCGAGCAGAAGATGGCTCGACCGAGAAGCGGGGATTATTCGCCTATCTCGGCCGGCCAGAAGGTCGCGGAGAGTGACGAGATCAAGGCGCTGGCCGAACGGGCGAGCTCGCAGCCTGCCCGGGTCAAGGTCGAGGTGAAGAACATCACCACGGCACCGACCAGCGGCGGCGCGCTCGACAACACCATGCGCGATCCGAACGTGAACGGCCTCCCCGGCCGCACCCCGCGCATTCGCAACCTGCTGACCGTTCTCGACACGAACAGCGGCAATGTCGAATACGTGGCACAGACTACCCGCGACAATCAGGCGGCGATGCAGGTCGAAGGCGAGCTGAAGGCTCAGAGCGATTACGCCTGGGAAATTCGCAACCTGCCGATCCGCACGATCGCGCACTGGGTTCCGGCCAGCGTCCAGGTTCTCGCTGACGCCCCGCAGCTTCGCTCGATCATCGACACCGAGCTTCGCTACGGCCTTGCGCTGAAGGAAGACGAGCAGCTGCTCAACGGCAGCGGAACCGGTGTGAACCTGACCGGCCTTGTGACCGAAGCCACGGCGTTCGCTGATCCGCTGTCCCTCACCGATCCGACCATGATCGATACGGTGGGCGTCGGGATGCTTCAGGTCTCCCTTGCGGACTACACCCCGAACGGCGTTGTAATGCATCCTAGCGACTGGATGCGGATCCGGCTGCTGAAGGATGCCGATGGCAAGTATCTGCTTGGCGATCCGCAATCGAACCCAAACCCGCTGCTGTTCGGTCTGCCTGTGGTCGCCACGACCGCCATGCCGATCGACAAGTTCCTGATCGGTGACTTCCGGGCGGCCGCGACCCTCTACGATCGCGAGGAAGCGAACGTGGTTCTTTCTACGGAACACGCGGACTTCTTCGTTCGCAACCTCGTGGCGATCCGCGCTGAGGAACGTCTCGGCCTCGCGATCAAGAACCCGCTGGCGCTGTCCTACGGCGACTTCGGAAACGCGTAA
- a CDS encoding BolA family protein, translating to MAMQADEIERLIRAALPDAEVTIRDLAGDGDHYAAHVVTPAFEGKSRVQQHKLVYDALGGRMGGELHALQLTTATPT from the coding sequence ATGGCGATGCAGGCGGACGAGATCGAACGGCTGATCCGGGCAGCCCTGCCCGATGCCGAGGTGACGATCCGCGATCTGGCAGGCGATGGCGATCACTACGCCGCGCACGTCGTAACCCCCGCCTTCGAAGGCAAGAGCCGCGTACAGCAGCACAAGCTGGTCTATGATGCGCTAGGCGGCCGGATGGGCGGCGAGCTCCATGCCTTGCAACTGACCACCGCGACCCCCACCTGA
- a CDS encoding NADPH:quinone oxidoreductase family protein, whose translation MKAVLSKETGGPETLVVADIDVPAPGKGEVLIDVAACAINFPDTLIIRDLYQFKPPRPFSPGGEISGTIAALGDGVEDWQVGDRVICGVGSGGLREKIAVDAAKLFKVPAEVDLVQASALLMTYGTTIHGLKDRGDIKEGETVLVLGAAGGVGLSAVELAKAYGCRVVAGVSTEEKGKVARDAGADEVVVYPRAPFDKDVSKQLANDFKAAVGDKGADIVYDIVGGDYSEPALRAIAWEGRFLVIGFPAGIAKMPLNLTLLKSCDIRGVFWGAFAAREPKRNADNIAELFDLWQAGKIAPLVSETYPIERAHEAIAKLESRGAIGKLVVTMG comes from the coding sequence ATGAAGGCAGTTCTGTCGAAAGAAACCGGTGGCCCCGAAACGCTGGTGGTCGCGGATATCGACGTTCCGGCACCGGGCAAGGGCGAGGTCCTAATCGACGTCGCGGCCTGCGCGATCAACTTTCCCGACACGCTGATTATCAGGGATCTCTATCAGTTCAAGCCGCCCCGTCCCTTCTCGCCCGGCGGCGAGATTTCGGGCACGATCGCCGCGTTGGGTGATGGGGTCGAGGACTGGCAGGTGGGCGACCGGGTCATCTGCGGCGTCGGAAGTGGCGGTCTGCGCGAGAAGATCGCGGTCGATGCCGCCAAGCTGTTCAAGGTCCCCGCAGAGGTCGATCTCGTCCAGGCGAGCGCTCTGCTCATGACCTACGGCACGACGATCCACGGGCTGAAGGATCGCGGCGATATCAAGGAGGGCGAAACCGTCCTAGTTCTCGGTGCAGCGGGCGGCGTCGGCCTGTCGGCGGTGGAACTCGCCAAGGCCTATGGCTGCCGCGTGGTCGCCGGCGTCTCGACGGAGGAGAAGGGCAAGGTCGCGCGGGATGCGGGGGCTGACGAAGTGGTGGTCTATCCCCGCGCGCCGTTCGACAAGGATGTCTCCAAGCAGCTCGCCAACGATTTCAAGGCTGCGGTGGGCGATAAGGGCGCGGACATCGTCTACGACATCGTGGGCGGCGATTATTCCGAACCGGCCCTTCGCGCGATCGCATGGGAGGGCCGCTTTCTCGTGATCGGCTTTCCCGCAGGGATTGCAAAGATGCCCCTCAACCTGACCCTGCTCAAGAGCTGCGACATCCGGGGCGTCTTCTGGGGTGCCTTCGCCGCGCGCGAGCCCAAGCGCAACGCCGACAACATCGCCGAACTGTTCGACCTGTGGCAGGCGGGCAAGATCGCCCCGCTGGTCAGCGAAACCTATCCGATCGAGCGCGCGCACGAGGCCATCGCCAAGCTGGAAAGCCGTGGCGCGATCGGCAAGCTCGTCGTCACCATGGGCTGA